From a single Rutidosis leptorrhynchoides isolate AG116_Rl617_1_P2 chromosome 5, CSIRO_AGI_Rlap_v1, whole genome shotgun sequence genomic region:
- the LOC139848791 gene encoding LOW QUALITY PROTEIN: transcription factor bHLH148 (The sequence of the model RefSeq protein was modified relative to this genomic sequence to represent the inferred CDS: inserted 2 bases in 1 codon), with product MKIKSSSARSLAGTMKFNSGDYEGEFGSHRRFETHIKVLKFHDPSVNGYRIAPLTSNLVTSNTERSHDSMKRIQKKMQKQSSNDKCKNTRNSNTNSNNNRDDKMSWKSGTRREVYSSKLMQALSKIRLGSESGSARLRGQAVHEAADRVLAMMDKGRRRWGRAILSNKLKSKFVRKKLRRRVVSKSRLMKPRVVKMKSTNLDKRRRYLGRLVPGCRKVSMPVVLEEATDYIHALEMQVKAMAALAEIFSSRFNSGSGAASVSRXRLNISQPPPRP from the exons ATGAAGATCAAATCATCATCAGCCAGGAGCCTGGCCGGAACGATGAAGTTTAACAGTGGAGACTATGAGGGAGAGTTTGGAAGCCACCGGAGGTTTG AAACACACATCAAAGTTCTCAAATTTCATGATCCATCTGTCAACGGATATCGAATAGCGCCATTAACATCGAATCTAGTCACTAGTAACACCGAGAGATCACACGACTCGATGAAGCGAATTCAGAAGAAAATGCAAAAGCAATCTAGTAACGATAAATGTAAAAACACGCGAAACAGCAACACTAACAGCAACAACAACCGTGACGATAAAATGTCATGGAAGTCGGGGACTCGACGGGAAGTATACAGCTCGAAACTTATGCAAGCTTTAAGCAAAATTCGGCTCGGCTCAGAATCTGGCTCGGCTCGGCTTCGTGGACAAGCTGTTCATGAAGCCGCTGATCGTGTTTTGGCAATGATGGATAAAGGAAGGCGTCGATGGGGTCGCGCAATTCTTAGTAACAAATTGAAGAGTAAATTTGTGAGGAAGAAGTTGAGACGAAGAGTTGTTAGTAAAAGCCGGTTAATGAAGCCGAGAGTGGTGAAGATGAAATCGACGAATTTAGATAAAAGAAGACGCTATCTCGGGCGGTTAGTTCCTGGTTGCCGGAAAGTTTCGATGCCGGTTGTGCTAGAAGAAGCTACTGATTATATTCATGCTCTTGAAATGCAGGTTAAAGCCATGGCTGCTCTAGCCGAGATTTTTTCCAGCCGGTTTAATTCTGGCTCGGGAGCCGCGAGTGTAAGTCG TCGGCTCAATATTAGCCAGCCACCACCGAGACCATGA